A window of the Pungitius pungitius chromosome 3, fPunPun2.1, whole genome shotgun sequence genome harbors these coding sequences:
- the LOC134126947 gene encoding LOW QUALITY PROTEIN: uncharacterized protein LOC134126947 (The sequence of the model RefSeq protein was modified relative to this genomic sequence to represent the inferred CDS: substituted 1 base at 1 genomic stop codon) codes for MLVAMSATTPAKGSEPKAKEAASRPCPASCGASISGRDPHPMCIACMGAKHAQAALADPQSCLHCAPMPEKVRERRLRVAASSKQDPCLSGTAPKASTSTRLPRASSSWADMMDAESPEMPPLFEELLELEPGDEDAEGDANSDLLDVDDMEEEEDDSTFPVEPPRPPSASDVVPPVDNNLYEVCKRAASKLGIQWPAAQDAAGGERDLYDGKRLPPTLPPSKQLLPAVPICMKEMGRYWSSPFKSKLPTKCYSKLEVDGMGELGLAGPPELEPSVAYHLHPNRRSLSASSNITLPNKTERLTASVLQRMYRYAAQSVCSLNAVTLLSAYQGEILEEMGRQLDSGAPNPALWDEICVVNNLILRSSRGAVQGCGREMGLAVSGERALWLNLSGLSDVQKAEVMDAAYDPAKGLFGPALEKMREASTLRKQEGEAFDLCLPRKHVPRTPQVPRGGAHAPLRGGRVLQVREVTSPYGASSPLTRRAERWRACAVHPWVLSTISQGYRLQFAMKPPRFNGVLVSVAKGDSARVLEGEITSLLNKQAIRAVQSEEAQQGFYSRYFLIPKKGSTSLRPILDLRVLNRHLRKYTFRMLTHKGLCRSIRPGDWFVTIDLSDAYFHIAIYPAHRRFLRFAYQGKAYEYQAIPFGLSLAPRVFSRCVEAALAPLRRVASLTQCLSLFRLGRAVPFRLCLRLLGLMASVISVVHLGLLRMRDFQRWVAALRLCPRRHLNRRVKVFPLCVAALRPWGDVTALESGVPLGAVSSRVTLTTDASLSGWGATMLGRTVNGTWDPRLAQSHINILELWAVFYALKHFLTFLQGRHVLVKTDNITVVAYINRQGGTRSLQLNKLAXKLILWSSTKLLSLRATHVQGVLNRGADLLSRGNPLYGEWALHPQVVKQVWQKYGQADVDLFASRENTQCPLFFSLADANAPLGMDALAHSWPNVLLYAFPPLSLISPTLDRVREQGLTLILIAPRWPSKHWVAEIIQLLTDEPWPLPMPDLLSQARGEIYHPHPDRIALWAWPVRGGT; via the exons ATGCTGG tTGCTATGTCGGCCACTACCCCCGCCAAAGGGTCAGAGCCGAAGGCCAAAGAGGCTGCATCCCGCCCGTGCCCTGCGTCATGCGGGGCATCCATCTCGGGCAGGGACCCTCATCCGATGTGCATAGCTTGCATGGGCGCTAAACACGCCCAGGCGGCTTTGGCGGACCCGCAGTCGTGTCTGCACTGTGCGCCAATGCCGGAGAAGGTTCGGGAGAGAAGGCTGAGAGTGGCGGCATCCTCAAAGCAGGACCCGTGCCTGTCTGGAACTGCCCCAAAAGCCTCAACCAGCACCCGCCTGCCGCGAGCTTCTTCGAGCTGGGCGGACATGATGGATGCTGAGTCCCCGGAAATGCCTCCACTTTTCGAGGAACTGCTCGAACTGGAGCCGGGTGATGAGGACGCAGAGGGCGATGCCAACTCTGACCTCCTTGACGTGGACgacatggaagaggaggaggatgactccaCCTTTCCTGTCGAACCACCCAGACCCCCCAGTGCATCTGATGTTGTCCCCCCTGTGGACAACAATCTGTATGAGGTCTGCAAACGGGCCGCGTCAAAATTGGGCATACAATGGCCAGCAGCCCAGGATGCTGCAGGGGGGGAAAGAGACCTATACGACGGTAAAAGGCTGCCGCCTACCCTACCGCCGTCTAAACAACTTCTGCCAGCCGTCCCCATCTGCATGAAGGAGATGGGCAGGTACTGGTCCAGCCCGTTCAAGAGTAAGCTCCCCACCAAGTGCTACTCAAAACTAGAAGTTGATGGGATGGGAGAGCTGGGCCTAGCGGGCCCACCAGAGTTAGAACCTTCAGTGGCTTACCACCTCCACCCAAACCGCCGCTCTCTCTCAGCTTCCTCTAACATCACCCTGCCTAATAAAACAGAGCGCCTCACCGCCTCTGTTTTACAGAGAATGTACCGCTATGCGGCACAGTCAGTGTGTTCGCTAAACGCGGTGACTTTGCTGTCGGCGTATCAGGGAGAGATCTTAGAGGAGATGGGCAGACAACTGGACTCTGGGGCACCAAACCCGGCCCTGTGGGATGAGATTTGCGTTGTGAACAATCTCATCCTCCGCTCATCACGAGGTGCGGTGCAGGGCTGCGGCCGTGAAATGGGACTTGCGGTCTCAGGTGAGAGGGCCCTATGGCTGAATCTTTCCGGCCTCAGCGATGTCCAGAAGGCAGAGGTAATGGATGCTGCTTATGACCCAGCTAAGGGTTTGTTTGGCCCTGCACTTGAAAAGATGCGGGAGGCCAGCACCCTCAGAAAACAAGAGGGCGAAGCCTTCGACCTCTGTTTGCCCCGAAAGCACGTCCCTCGCACCCCGCAGGTGCCCAGGG GGGGAGCTCACGCTCCACTGAGGGGAGGCCGCGTCCTCCAGGTAAGGGAGGTGACGTCACCCTACGGTGCGTCCAGCCCACTCACTCGACGGGCAGAACGGTGGCGCGCATGCGCAGTACATCCGTGGGTCTTGTCCACTATTTCTCAGGGGTACAGACTACAATTCGCTATGAAGCCACCCAGATTCAACGGGGTGTTAGTTTCAGTAGCCAAGGGCGATTCAGCTCGAGTCCTAGAGGGCGAAATAACATCGCTGTTGAACAAACAGGCGATCAGAGCTGTCCAGAGCGAGGAAGCGCAGCAGGGTTTTTACTCCCGCTACTTCCTCATCCCAAAAAAGGGGAGCACTTCCCTCCGTCCCATTTTAGATCTCCGTGTGTTAAACAGGCACTTACGCAAGTACACGTTCAGGATGTTAACACACAAGGGGCTCTGTCGTTCAATCCGTCCGGGGGATTGGTTTGTAACGATCGATCTTTCGGACGCTTATTTTCATATCGCCATTTATCCAGCACACCGGAGGTTTCTCAGGTTTGCTTATCAGGGCAAAGCCTACGAGTACCAAGCCATACCATTCGGGCTCTCATTAGCCCCGCGGGTGTTCAGCAGGTGTGTGGAAGCCGCTTTAGCTCCGTTACGGAGAGTAGCGTCCCTCACGCAGTGCCTCTCCCTCTTCCGGCTTGGGAGAGCGGTGCCGTTCAGACTATGCCTTCGCCTACTCGGCTTGATGGCGTCAGTGATATCTGTGGTACATTTGGGGCTTCTACGGATGAGGGATTTTCAGCGCTGGGTCGCGGCATTGCGCCTGTGCCCGCGCCGTCACCTCAACCGCAGAGTGAAAGTGTTTCCGTTGTGCGTGGCTGCGCTCCGCCCGTGGGGGGACGTGACAGCTCTCGAGTCAGGTGTCCCGCTGGGGGCGGTGTCATCCAGGGTAACCTTGACAACGGATGCTTCCCTATCAGGGTGGGGAGCAACCATGTTGGGCAGGACGGTGAATGGAACCTGGGACCCGAGGCTGGCTCAGAGTCACATAAACATCTTGGAACTCTGGGCAGTGTTTTATGcactaaaacattttctgacatttctcCAGGGACGCCACGTCCTGGTAAAAACAGACAACATCACCGTCGTGGCGTACATCAACCGCCAAGGCGGCACTCGCTCACTGCAGTTGAACAAGTTAGCTTGAAAGCTAATCCTGTGGAGCAGCACCAAGCTCCTGTCTCTTCGAGCCACACACGTTCAAGGGGTGCTGAACAGAGGTGCAGATCTTCTGTCCCGAGGGAACCCTCTGTACGGAGAGTGGGCTCTTCACCCTCAAGTGGTGAAGCAAGTCTGGCAGAAATACGGCCAAGCAGACGTAGATCTCTTCGCCTCGCGGGAAAACACCCAATGTCCACTGTTTTTCTCCCTGGCAGACGCGAACGCACCACTGGGGATGGATGCGCTGGCCCACTCGTGGCCAAACGTGCTGCTCTATGCATTCCCCCCGCTCAGCCTGATCTCCCCCACTCTAGACAGGGTACGAGAGCAGGGCTTGACGCTAATCCTGATAGCGCCGCGGTGGCCGTCCAAACATTGGGTGGCGGAAATAATACAGCTCTTGACGGACGAGCCGTGGCCTCTGCCCATGCCCGACCTTCTGTCCCAGGCTCGCGGGGAGATCTACCACCCTCACCCAGACCGAATAGCGCTCTGGGCTTGGCCGGTGAGAGGTGGAACCTGA